AAGTTGATATCCCCTACTACGAATTTTTTCTAAATGATTACGTTATGCGTAAATCCTTAATCTCTTAGTTTTTCTACTCTACTAGGTGTTTGAGATCCATTAATGATTCCAATTGCACCAGTTGCAATTGCTTCAATGCTGGATTTGATATTATTGATATCTAGCGTGCTTACTTCGTCCTTTACAGTGTGGTAATACTGATCTTTGTCGATTTGTGATGTTGAAAACGTATGTGCTGGAACACCCAATGCTGCCAATACTGCATTATCACTTCTATAGAATAGGTTTTGTGTGGTATAAGGGTCTGGATGAAATGTAAATGCTGATCCCTTTAGGTTTTCTTGCATTAGCTTTCCTAAGTTTGACGCTTCATATCCTGTTATATATAGGCTATTTGGGCCAAACTTTGAATCCTTTCCTATCATCTCAATATTGATCATGGCAACCACTTTTTCGGGATCTATATTGTTAGAGAAGTATTTAGAACCAAACATTCCAATTTCTTCACCCGTAAATGCTACAAAAATCAATGTTCTTTCGTTGTTGTTCAGTTTCTTATAATACCTTGCCAATTCTATCATTGCTGTTGTTCCTGAGGCATCATCATCCGCACCATTAGCTATTGAATCTTGTTCCACAGGTTGAATAATGCCAATATGATCATAATGGCAAGAAATGATCACGAATTCATCTGGTTTTGATTTTCCAGGAATAATGCCAGCAACATTGAACATTGAGAATTCCTGGCTATCCTTCTTTTGAGAAATATTATATTTATTTTCAATTCCATCAGCAATAATGAAAACCTTGGCCCCTTTTGAGAGCGTGTTTTGGTCTTTAAACTTAACTTGTTCTCTGTTGTAGATTTTTTTAAACCTTGCTAACAGCGGAGCATGTTTTTTACCAACAAGGATCACTGCTGTGGAGGTATCTTTCTGTACAATATTTCGGAACTCTTGAGAGAAATCTTGTTCATCCGTAATGGTATATTGTTTAGTGTTTTTGTCTTTTTCGGTTATGGTACCTTTAAGGTCTCCCCATATCAGGAATTCATCTTCAGGGAGATTTTTTTTGCCGAATTTTACATTTTGTTCGGTTACTTTGGAGCGTTCGACTATAAACGATTGTCTAAAGGTTTCTTCTGCATATGGTTTAAGTCCGATTTCTTTGAATTCATTGGCAATAAAATCTGCAGCTTTTCCGATATCATTGATATTTAGAGCCGACCTTCCTCTCATATCATCAGAGGCAAGTGTGTTCAATATTCTGGAAATATTTTCAGTATTTGTTATTTGTGTTTCCTGTGCTATGCTGAAGTTGGACAGCAAGGCTATAAATAGCAGGGATAATAATTGATTTCTCATATATAATTTTTTTACGATGAAAATAACAAAAATTCTAAACTATTTGGGGACAGTTTGAATTCAAAAATCTTTATATTTGATAAAAAGCACACTATGAAGGAAATTAGCGTTCAAGAATTAAAGGACATGATGGACCACAACGTTGAGTTTCAATTGATCGACGTTCGTGAGCCTTTCGAATATGAAGTATCTAATTTAAATGGGATTAACATTCCATTGTCAGGAGTTGTAATTGAGTCTGAAAAGATTTCAAGAGATATTCCAGTAGTGATTCATTGTCGTTCAGGAAAACGTAGTGCTCAAGCAGTTATGTTGTTGGAGCAGGAAGGATTTACAAATTTATCGAATCTTCAAGGCGGGATTTTAGCTTGGAAAGAAGCATTTGATCCTGAAATGGATGTTTATTAAAAAACAGTAAATCAATAAAAAGCTCAAGGACACCTTGAGCTTTTTATTTTTAAGGCTATTTGTTGCATAAATAGCAATTTTTGGGCGGTCTTATTAATATTTGTTAAAAAATTATGTTTTTATTTCTTTCTGCATTGTAAAAATTATAAAAGAGCTAACTTTATATCATTGTACCAAGAGTAAACAAAAACATAATTTTATGTCACAACATTCCAACACAACTCAGAGCTTCTTTCAAGGAGTAGGCCGTAATTTTGACAAGGCGGCCAAGTTTACCAAATTCTCTTCTGGCATACTTGAACAAATCAAGGCATGTAATTCTATTTTGAGGGTTAGATTCCCTGTTAAGATAGGAGATAATGTAGAAGTTATCGAAGCTTATCGTGTTCAGCATTCGCATCATAAATTACCATGTAAGGGCGGGATCCGTTTTAGCATGGAAGTTGATCAGGATGAGGTGATGGCCTTGGCATCTTTGATGACTTACAAATGTGCCATTGTAAACGTTCCTTTTGGAGGAGCTAAAGGTGGGGTAAAAATCGATACCAAAAAGTATACTGAATATGAACTGGAAAAGATTACCCGTCGTTATACTACAGAGCTGGTAAAGAAAAACTTTATTGGACCGGGAACAGATGTTCCTGCCCCAGATTATGGTACTAGTGCAAGGGAAATGAGTTGGATCGTTGATACCTATACTACCTTAAACCCCAATGATATCAATGCTCAGGCTTGTGTAACTGGAAAACCTGTTTCTCAGGGCGGTGTTCGCGGAAAGAACGGAGGCTACAGGTCTTGGTGTTTTCTTTGGTGTCAGAGAAGCTTGTAAGAATGAAGAGGACATGCAAAGACTAGGTCTTACAACTGGAGTTGAAGGAAAAAAAGTGATTGTTCAAGGTTTAGGAAATGTAGGTTACCATGCTGCTAAGTATTTTGAAGAAGGCGGTTCGATCTTAGTTGGATTAATTGAATACGAAGGAGCAATTTATAATGAAAACGGGTTGGATTTGGAGGAAGTTGTTGCTCACCGTAAATCAACAGGATCCATATTAAACTTTCCAGGAGCTACCAATATTGAAGACCCTTCCAAAGGATTAGAATACCCTTGTGATATATTGATTCCCGCAGCATTAGAGTCTGTAATTAATGGTTCAAATGCCGAACGTATCCAAGCACAAATTATTGGGGAAGCAGCAAATGGTCCATTGACACCTGACGCTGATGAAGTATTCAACAGAAAAGGAAAATTGGTAATTCCTGATATCTATCTAAATGCCGGCGGTGTAACTGTATCTTATTTTGAATGGTTGAAAAACTTAAGCCACGTAAGGTATGGAAGATTGGAAAAGAGATTTAGCGAAAATATGTTTGCAGAAATTCTGAACATTATCGAATCTATGACCAATCAAAAGGTTTCAAAATTAGAACGTAAAATCATTTTAAGAGGTCCTGATGAAGTTGATTTAGTTTACTCGGGCCTTGAAGATACGATGATTGGTTCTTATCAAGAAATCCATCAGATTTGGAAGAATACAGAAGGAGTTGAAGATTTAAGAACTGCAGCATTTATTTGTGCTATCAATAAAGTTGGAGAATCCTACAAAGAGTTAGGTATTTTCCCATAACCAAGGCTAGGGAATTTATCCTTAACTTTGTTTTATGAATAAATTATTCCACCAGACTAAACAGGCATTCCTATTTAGTCTGGCTTTTTATGTTTTGTCCCTAATCCTTTTTGTGCTGAAGGTTGGCTTTGCTCCTATCCTATTGAGTATCTCCACATTACTGTCTTTGATATGGGTCATATTAGTTTTATTGGAGATCATGCGGTCTACGAGAATATCAAATGGTGAGCGCTTAATATTGGTTTTATTCATTATCATGGGTAATATTTTGGCGGGAATAGTGTATTTTTATTTCATTCGGGAACGGGTTACAGGATTTAAAGTAATAAAGAAAAGATGACAAAGAAGTTTATATTGAATTTACTGCTCAATCTAGGGATTGTATTTTTAGTGTTGAGTGCTTGGGCAGGATATAATAGTGGCCAAATGCTTTATTTGGGTATTTCTATTGCCTTATTGGTGGTGTTGATTTATCTGAAGATTGTATTGTTGAAGCAAGTGAACAGGGATGTTCGTGCAAAACAAGAAGAAAGAGCTAGGTTGGCTCAACAAGAAATGAAACAAAAGAAAAGGGCTAAAAAATAGCCCTTTATTTTTTGAGTTCTTTATTATTTTACAAACGGAGGTTTTCTTACCACAGCTTTGATCGGTTGGTTTCTGATAGAAATAAAGATTTCTGATCCGTCTTTTGCGAAGGCAGCATCTACATAACCTAAACCAATAGATTTTTTAAGGGAAGGTGATTGTGTACCTGAGGTAACACGACCAATCTTGTTTCCTTCAGCATCAACGATTTCGTAATCATGACGAGGGATTCCTCTATCGATCATTTCAAAACCCACTAATTTTTGTGATACACCTTTTTCTTTTTCTGCTTTTAGGTTTTCTGAGTTAACAAAGTCTTTAGTGAATTTTGTTACCCAACCTAGTCCAGCAGCTAACGGTGAAGTGCTATCATCGATATCATTGCCATATAAGCAGAATCCCATTTCCAGGCGTAAAGTATCTCTTGCTCCCAAACCGATTGGTTTGATGCCATACTCTTTTCCTGCTTCCATAATAGCGTTCCATACTTTCTCAGCATGTTCATTTGCAACATAGATTTCGAAACCACCAGCGCCAGTATATCCTGTAGCAGATACCAATACATTTTCTACGCCTGCAAATACACCTTTTTGGAATGAATAGTATTCCATTGGTGCCAATTCGATGTCGGTAAGTTTTTGAAGTGCATCGGCAGCTTTTGGTCCTTGAACAGCAAATAGCGAAGTCTCATCGGAGATATCCTTCATTTCAACACCTTCCGTATTGAATTTGCTGATCCAATTCCAATCTTTTTCGATGTTTGAAGCATTTACTACCAATAAGTATGTGGTCTCGTCAATTTTATAGGTCAGAAAATCATCTACAATACCGCCATTTTCATTTGGCAAATATCCGTATTGAACTTTGCCATCATAAAGTTTGGAAGCATCGTTGGATGATACTTTTTGAATAAGGTCCAAAGCTTTTTCTCCTTTAAGGATAAACTCGCCCATATGACTTACGTCGAACATTCCCACAGCAGTACGTACTGTTTCATGTTCGTCATTGATGCCAGAATATTGAACGGGCATATTAAATCCGGCGAAAGGTACCATTTTAGCTCCTAAAGCGATATGAACGTCTGTTAACGCAGTATTTTTCATGTTATTTCAATGATTTTTAGTTAATGCAAAAGTAGGAATTTTATTCTTTATTTGCCATTACATGGCAAAGGTCGTTTTTTTAATTATGCCAATAATGACATGGCTGGTGGCTCCATGAACGCCAGGTTGGCGGCAACACGACCGCCATGGTTGGTGTCCCCACCAACCATCCATCGGCTGAGCTAATCTTCACTAATTAATAATGCCATTTCATGGCAAGATGACGTTACTTTTGAGGCGCAAAAGTAACCAAAAACGCTTGCTCATTTAAGGTGGCTTGTCGCACAGAGCCAATGCACATGGACAAAATGCCTTATTGCCGAGGATACCGTTCTAATCAATTATCTCTTTTGAGGAGATAATTGCTTGAAAGCATCCAA
The Sphingobacterium daejeonense genome window above contains:
- a CDS encoding M28 family metallopeptidase codes for the protein MRNQLLSLLFIALLSNFSIAQETQITNTENISRILNTLASDDMRGRSALNINDIGKAADFIANEFKEIGLKPYAEETFRQSFIVERSKVTEQNVKFGKKNLPEDEFLIWGDLKGTITEKDKNTKQYTITDEQDFSQEFRNIVQKDTSTAVILVGKKHAPLLARFKKIYNREQVKFKDQNTLSKGAKVFIIADGIENKYNISQKKDSQEFSMFNVAGIIPGKSKPDEFVIISCHYDHIGIIQPVEQDSIANGADDDASGTTAMIELARYYKKLNNNERTLIFVAFTGEEIGMFGSKYFSNNIDPEKVVAMINIEMIGKDSKFGPNSLYITGYEASNLGKLMQENLKGSAFTFHPDPYTTQNLFYRSDNAVLAALGVPAHTFSTSQIDKDQYYHTVKDEVSTLDINNIKSSIEAIATGAIGIINGSQTPSRVEKLRD
- a CDS encoding rhodanese-like domain-containing protein, encoding MKEISVQELKDMMDHNVEFQLIDVREPFEYEVSNLNGINIPLSGVVIESEKISRDIPVVIHCRSGKRSAQAVMLLEQEGFTNLSNLQGGILAWKEAFDPEMDVY
- a CDS encoding DUF6358 family protein, giving the protein MTKKFILNLLLNLGIVFLVLSAWAGYNSGQMLYLGISIALLVVLIYLKIVLLKQVNRDVRAKQEERARLAQQEMKQKKRAKK
- the gcvT gene encoding glycine cleavage system aminomethyltransferase GcvT, whose protein sequence is MKNTALTDVHIALGAKMVPFAGFNMPVQYSGINDEHETVRTAVGMFDVSHMGEFILKGEKALDLIQKVSSNDASKLYDGKVQYGYLPNENGGIVDDFLTYKIDETTYLLVVNASNIEKDWNWISKFNTEGVEMKDISDETSLFAVQGPKAADALQKLTDIELAPMEYYSFQKGVFAGVENVLVSATGYTGAGGFEIYVANEHAEKVWNAIMEAGKEYGIKPIGLGARDTLRLEMGFCLYGNDIDDSTSPLAAGLGWVTKFTKDFVNSENLKAEKEKGVSQKLVGFEMIDRGIPRHDYEIVDAEGNKIGRVTSGTQSPSLKKSIGLGYVDAAFAKDGSEIFISIRNQPIKAVVRKPPFVK